The sequence AGCTATTGCCTCCTTTGGGCAGGTGCGCACTATTGATAGCAAGACCGATGGTAAATACATCCGTGTAAACGGCGCCCGGCTTTGGGTGGTTACCGTTGGCGATGGCGACCCGATCATCCTGATACCGGGAGGCCCTGGTGGCGCGCATCCCGGTCTGCGCAGTTTCGACGCGCTGGCGCAAAATCATCACCAGCTAATTTATTTTGATGGCTTTGGTCGCGGTAAGTCTGATACGGCTTTAAACGTGAGCGAATATACCCTGGCCCGCGATATTGAAGACATTGAGGGGCTGCGCAAGGCACTGAAGCTTGAGCACGTTTCGGTTTTGGGCCACTCGTACGGTGGCGTGGTGGCACAGGGTTATGCGCTGAAATATCCCGAGCATTTAAGTCACCTAATATTGGCCAATACCTTCCACAGTTTTGTAATGTGGCAGGAAAACGATGATAACAGCAACCGGGAGATCAAGACCAATTATCCCGAAGTTTGGAACGAATTAACGAAACTGCGGGATAAGGGTTTGGTTTCCAGCGATGCCCGGCACCAGGAAATTTATGGGCGCGTACCTTATGGCTTTTTGTATGCCTACAACCCATCAAAATTTGAGGGCGGCAAAAGCGATTACCCCAACAGTATGAACACCAAACTATACTACCAGATGGTAGGCAGGGACGGCGATTTTATTGTAGGCAGCGACATCGGCAGCTTCGACTACCGTAAGCAACTGAAAGACTTGAAAATGCCGGTACTGATCATAGGCGGAAGGTACGACCGTGTGGCCGTACCCTGGATGATGATAAAGTTTAAGCAGTACTGCCCGCAGGCAGAGTTTGTGATGTTTGAACGATCGGGCCATAACCCGCAGGTGGAGGAGCCTGCACGCG comes from Mucilaginibacter mali and encodes:
- a CDS encoding alpha/beta fold hydrolase; its protein translation is MKKYPLIILLFLAIASFGQVRTIDSKTDGKYIRVNGARLWVVTVGDGDPIILIPGGPGGAHPGLRSFDALAQNHHQLIYFDGFGRGKSDTALNVSEYTLARDIEDIEGLRKALKLEHVSVLGHSYGGVVAQGYALKYPEHLSHLILANTFHSFVMWQENDDNSNREIKTNYPEVWNELTKLRDKGLVSSDARHQEIYGRVPYGFLYAYNPSKFEGGKSDYPNSMNTKLYYQMVGRDGDFIVGSDIGSFDYRKQLKDLKMPVLIIGGRYDRVAVPWMMIKFKQYCPQAEFVMFERSGHNPQVEEPAREFAVINAFLAR